The genomic stretch TTCGCTATATAAAAGGGAAAATTCACCGTCCGGTTCTACTTTTTCAACAGTTCGTCTATACGTTCGGCATAATCCAATGAATCATCCACAAAGAATTTCAACTCGGGAATGATGCGCAACTGATGGCGTACCCGTGTTCCTAATTCATAACGGATGGATTTCATATTATCATTGATATTCTTTACTATTTCCTGGCTCCTCTCAGAAGGGAACACGCTGAGATAGACGCGTGCAATACTCATATCGGGACTGATGCGGACAGCACTTACCGACACCAAAACACCATTCATGGACTTAGTCTGAAGCAGGAAAATCTCACTCAACTCCTTTTGGATCAAACGAGAAATCTTATTTTGTCTGGTCGTTTCCATAATTAATAATTATTCAGTTTGCTAATTTGCTAATATGCCATAGGGTTCATAGCGCAAGCTATGAGCACATTATTCAACATTTTTTTATGATTGTCAGCCCGTCGCGCAAGGGAAGAATCACCTTTTCAACCCGTTTGTCGGCAGCTACCAAATCATTAAATTTCTTTATTCCAATAGTCTGAAGATCTGTATGATGCGGTTCCTCCAATACATGTCCGTCCCACAATGTGTTGTCGGCAATGATATATCCGCCGGGTGATAATTTCTCCAGTACCATTTCGTAATATTCAATATACTTCCGCTTATCACCGTCTACAAACGCTAAATCAAAGGTAATGTTCATGCCAGGCAGCAACTTCAGCGCATCACCTATATAAAATTTAATCTTGCCGGCGTAAGGCGAACCTTCCAGCCAGGGACGTGTAAAGTCCTCCTGCTCATCGTTTATCTCAAATGTGTGCAACATGGCCCCCTCTTCCAACCCTTCGGCCAGGCAAAGTGCGGAGTAGCCACTGTAAGTCCCGATTTCCAACACCTGACGGGGGCGTATCATTTGCACAAACATTTTCAGCATACGTCCCTGCAAGTGGCCGGAAGCCATACGGGGACGTAAAAGCTTGACGTGCGTATCGCGATAAAGTGCCTTCAGGTAATCACTTTCTTCGTCAATGTGCTGAAGGATATATTCGTCAATAGCGTCCGTTTCTTTCATTCCTATCTTCTATTTTTATAGGTAACGGTTGCGGTTGGGCAGCACATAGTCCATAGCATACTTCAACACATCTCCCACTACATTGATTTCAAGGAAAGAAGTCTGAGTACCTTGCTTACCGCTGCTCAGATAGGCCACCATGTCGCTTTCACTCAAAACGCCATCATCCAGCAATTTACGCAAAGCAGCGAAATAATATGCCTGTCCGTTAGCCTTTTCGGGCATATAGATAGCCTCCACCCCATATGACAAAGCCAGATGACGCATCGTTTTTTCTTTATAACAGATGGCCAATACAGGATATTTGCCACGGAAAGCAGCAATATTACGTGCGGTACGCCCGCTGAAACTGTCGGTAATAATGGCGCGGATATTCAGTTTGCTGGTAGCCTTTACTGCCTGTTTTGCCAGGAAAGCAGTTACGTCATTGGAGTTTTCATCCAAAGGAATACGGATGTCATTCTCGGCCAGTTTATCTTTCTCAGCCTGCGCTGCAATCTTGGCCATCGTCTTCACGGCTTCCACCGGATACTTGCCGTATGCCGTTTCTCCACTCAGCATCAATGCATCCGTGCGGTAGTAAATAGCATTGGCAATATCGGTCACTTCAGCACGGGTAGGACGCGGATTATTAATCATGGTATGCAACATCTGGGTAGCAACAATCACCGGTTTCTTTGCCAGAATACATTTTTTTATCAACAAACGCTGAATGCCGGGGATTCGTTCCTGAGGAACTTCAATGCCCAAGTCACCACGAGCCACCATGACTCCGTCGGCCACTTCCAATATTTCATCAATATTGTCCACTCCTTCCTGATTCTCGATCTTGGCGATAATCTTAATGTCGCTGCCGTATGCATCCAGTATCTGGCGGATATCCAGCACATCTTGCTTATTACGAACAAACGAATGTGCTATGAAATCAATGTCCTTTTCAATAGCATACAGTATATTGTTACGGTCCTTTTCTGTCAAAGAAGGGAGATTGATGCGCACGCCCGGTACATTCACACTCTTACGGTTACCCAAAGTAGCTTCATTCTGCACCTCGCACAACAAATACTCGTCTGTCTTCTCAATCACGCGCAGCTCCAGATCACCATCATCAATCAGAATATCGCCATCCACCTGAAGATCATGCACAAAACCAGGATAAGATACAGCAATACATTCACGGGTCGTTTCTTGTGCTGGATTGCCTACAATCTTTACTTTGTCACCAATCTGATAAGGAATAGGCTCGCCGCCTGCAATAGCAGTAGTACGCACTTCGGGACCTTTTGTGTCCATCAATATGGCAATACGGTTGGAAACCTCACGTACATTGGTTATCAATTTTTCAAAACCTTCACGTGAAGCGTGAGCCGTATTCATACGGACCACATTCATACCAGCCTTGAAAAGATCTCTTATAAACTCTACCTCGCAACGCTGATCTGAGATGGACGCTACGATTTTTGTTTGTTTCAACATCATAATCTTATCACCTTATATTATACCTAAACTTTTTATTTTCTCATCAACAAAGCCTCAATCGCCAAACGATATGAATGAAGCCCGAACCCACAAATTACTCCCACACAAGCGCAAGAAATCATCGACTTATGGCGAAACTCCTCACGGGTATGTACATTTGAGATGTGCACCTCAATCACAGGAGCTGTCACGGAGCGGATAGCATCCTGTAAAGCAATGGAAGTATGCGTATAAGCCCCTGCATTCAAGACGATGCCGTCATAATCAAAACCCACTTCGTGTATTTTATTGATCATCTCACCTTCCACATTCGACTGATAATACGCTATTTCAATGTCCGGATAAGTACGGCGCAATTCCACCAGATAGTCTTCA from Phocaeicola dorei encodes the following:
- the rbfA gene encoding 30S ribosome-binding factor RbfA, yielding METTRQNKISRLIQKELSEIFLLQTKSMNGVLVSVSAVRISPDMSIARVYLSVFPSERSQEIVKNINDNMKSIRYELGTRVRHQLRIIPELKFFVDDSLDYAERIDELLKK
- a CDS encoding O-methyltransferase, with translation MKETDAIDEYILQHIDEESDYLKALYRDTHVKLLRPRMASGHLQGRMLKMFVQMIRPRQVLEIGTYSGYSALCLAEGLEEGAMLHTFEINDEQEDFTRPWLEGSPYAGKIKFYIGDALKLLPGMNITFDLAFVDGDKRKYIEYYEMVLEKLSPGGYIIADNTLWDGHVLEEPHHTDLQTIGIKKFNDLVAADKRVEKVILPLRDGLTIIKKC
- the pyk gene encoding pyruvate kinase, which codes for MMLKQTKIVASISDQRCEVEFIRDLFKAGMNVVRMNTAHASREGFEKLITNVREVSNRIAILMDTKGPEVRTTAIAGGEPIPYQIGDKVKIVGNPAQETTRECIAVSYPGFVHDLQVDGDILIDDGDLELRVIEKTDEYLLCEVQNEATLGNRKSVNVPGVRINLPSLTEKDRNNILYAIEKDIDFIAHSFVRNKQDVLDIRQILDAYGSDIKIIAKIENQEGVDNIDEILEVADGVMVARGDLGIEVPQERIPGIQRLLIKKCILAKKPVIVATQMLHTMINNPRPTRAEVTDIANAIYYRTDALMLSGETAYGKYPVEAVKTMAKIAAQAEKDKLAENDIRIPLDENSNDVTAFLAKQAVKATSKLNIRAIITDSFSGRTARNIAAFRGKYPVLAICYKEKTMRHLALSYGVEAIYMPEKANGQAYYFAALRKLLDDGVLSESDMVAYLSSGKQGTQTSFLEINVVGDVLKYAMDYVLPNRNRYL
- the aroQ gene encoding type II 3-dehydroquinate dehydratase, which translates into the protein MKIQIINGPNINLLGKREPSIYGAVSFEDYLVELRRTYPDIEIAYYQSNVEGEMINKIHEVGFDYDGIVLNAGAYTHTSIALQDAIRSVTAPVIEVHISNVHTREEFRHKSMISCACVGVICGFGLHSYRLAIEALLMRK